In the Nicotiana tabacum cultivar K326 chromosome 16, ASM71507v2, whole genome shotgun sequence genome, one interval contains:
- the LOC107807796 gene encoding uncharacterized protein LOC107807796 → MTGMEATELMSHQSFSIKKMYHRMRGEFPKVPWKRLTCNNYAVPRWSFIINLAIQGKLHTKDKVAGWGKAIDQKCKLCNEENETIPHLFFECGMSKEILGRLLKWQGFQRSVLKWDEEIEWTVQEINGKKVIAEVYKMTLAGYVYYIWLERNTTLFQDKKKTVDGIFRVIVQDVFYRGNKKSKVANKLKELDSYPQAVKVEDR, encoded by the coding sequence ATGACAGGAATGGAGGCTACAGAGTTGATGAGCCATCAATCCTTCTCTATTAAAAAGATGTACCATAGAATGAGAGGGGAGTTCCCAAAGGTTCCATGGAAGAGACTAACTTGCAACAACTATGCTGTTCCTAGGTGGAGTTTTATAATAAATTTGGCGATCCAAGGGAAGTTGCACACGAAAGATAAGGTAGCAGGATGGGGCAAAGCAATAGACCAAAAATGTAAGTTGTGTAATGAGGAAAATGAAACCATTCCACACTTATTTTTTGAATGTGGGATGTCAAAAGAAATCTTGGGGAGACTACTGAAATGGCAGGGATTCCAAAGGTCGGTATTGAAGTGGGATGAAGAGATTGAATGGACAGTCCAAGAAATAAATGGAAAGAAAGTCATTGCGGAGGTCTACAAAATGACTCTCGCAGGGTATGTCTACTATATATGGCTTGAGAGGAATACAACATTGTTCCAGGACAAGAAGAAGACTGTTGATGGGATCTTTCGGGTGATAGTACAAGACGTATTTTATCGAGGAAACAAGAAGTCAAAAGTAGCTAATAAATTAAAAGAATTGGATTCATATCCACAGGCAGTGAAGGTAGAAGATAGATAG